The sequence below is a genomic window from Mycobacteroides abscessus ATCC 19977.
CGATGTGATGGCCATGCACCTGGCCGGGGTGACCACGGCCGTGGCGTCCTGTGGCACCGCCTTCGGCGACGAGCATCTGTCGATGCTGCGGCGCCTGATGATGGACGACTCGTATTTCCGTGGCGAGCTCATCTACGTGTTCGACGGCGATGCCGCCGGTCAGGCCGCGGCGCTGAAAGCCTTTGAAGGCGAGCAGAACCTGGCAGGGCAGTCATTCGTGGCGGTGGCTCCGGACGGCATGGATCCGTGCGATCTGCGGCTCAAATCGGGGGAGGGGGCGCTGCGGGATCTGGTCGCGCGCCGAATCCCGCTTTTCGCCTTCGCGATTCGGTCGGCGCTGGCGGAGTCCGATCTGGAGATCGCGGAGGGCCGCGTGGACGCGCTGCGCCGGTGCGTGCCGATGGTCGCCAAGATCAAGGACCCCACGCTGCGCGACGAGTACGCCCGTCAGCTTGCCGGCTGGGTCGGCTGGGATGACGTGGCCCAGGTGCTGGCGCGGGTGCGTGAGGAGGCCGGCAAGGCGGCCAAGGGCGGCTCTGTGTCCGCGGATCGTCGTCCCCGTGGCACCGAGACGGCGGCGGCACCCAAGGTGTCGATGCCCGATCCCAAGGACCCCACGCTGTGGCCGCAGCGCGAAGCTCTCAAGGCCGCGTTGCAGTTCCCGGCCTTCGCCGGTCCGGTGTTCGACTCGCTGACCACCGACAGCTTCACCCACCCCGGGTATGTGGCGGTGCGCACCGCGATCGAGGTCGCCGGCGGTACCGCCGCGGGGATCGTCGGTGCGGAGTGGATTGACGTGGTCCGGCGACAGGCGGCAAGTCCGCACGTGGTGACGCTGATCAACGCCCTGACCGCCGAGGTCATCCAGGTTGATAGTGACGAGCGGTTGCCCCGGTACATCGGTTCGGTGCTGGCCAAGCTGCAAGAGGTGTGGGTCGGTCGGCAGGTGGCCGAGGTGAAGTCGAAGCTGCAGCGGATGTCGCCGGTGGACAACGCCGACGAGTACCACGCGCTGTTCGGCGATCTGGTGGCCCTGGAGGCGTACCGGCGCAGCCTGCTGGAGCAGGTCAGCGGCGACGATCTCTCGGTCTGACCGGCCCCTACTTCTTGTCGAGCTGCGGCTCGGGCTCCAAGATCATGGTCGTCTCGTCGATGGGTGTGAGTTCGACCATGTGGGGGTCCGGGGACAGCGAGTTGGCCAGGCGCCGTCGGCTGATCTCGATCAGCTTCTTGGTCGCGGGGCTACCGGTGACGGCCTGATACCCGTTGACGATCTGCTCGTATCGGCGGCGTCCAGCCTTCGCTCCCAGCACGTAGCCGGCTGCCAGCACCAACAAAACCCGAATCACGAACCCTCCACCAACTAACGAAGTTCTCCCTATCCTGCCTGACGCACCCGGGAACGGCTGCGTCAGGAGTGTCACATCTGCCCGGCTCTGAGCGACAACACGTCATGCCAGTCCTCTTTGTCGCTCGTAGGTGGGCCATCCGGTTTGGCTTTCACCCCCGCTCGTAGGCTAGAGTCATGCCTCGGCTCGCGGCACAACCACCGCGTCCCGGGTAATCCCCTGTAGCTCAATTGGCAGAGCATCCGACTGTTAATCGGACGGTTATTGGTTCGAGTCCAATCGGGGGAGCCACCAGGTTTCGCGCCATGATCTCCGTCTCCCAGTGAGGCGGAGTTTTGCGTTTCACCGGCCCGGAAGGCGCTCAGTCGCCCAGGTACGCGTCGGCCCACGCCCCGATGATCCGTCCCGCACGGCGCGCTTCTCCGGGCCCGAACAGAAAGTGGTTGGAACCCTCCAGGGAGACAAAGCTGCGCGGGTGCCGTGCGGTCTGGAAGATCCGGCTGGCGTTCTCGATGCCCACGGTGTTGTCCGTGGGCGAGTGCAGGATCAGCAGCGGCAGGCGCAGGCTCCGGATTTTTTCCTGTAGATCGGCGGCGCGGACATCCTCGACGAAGGCACGTTTCAGCGTGAGCGCTTTGCCGCCGACCATCCAGGTGGCGCTGCCCTCGGCGAGCACCGTCTCGACCACGGCGTCGTACTGGATTTCGGCATGGACGGGGTCCATCGGCGCCCCGACGGTGACGACGGCGCGCACACCGGGGGAGTCCCGCGCGGCCGCCAGCACCGCGGCCCCACCGAAGGAATGCCCGATGAGAATGTCGGCCGGGGTGCCGCGCTCGGCCATAAATGTGCATGCCGCAATAACGTCGTTCGCTTTCACGGTGAATGACCCGTCGCCCCAGTCGCCGTCGGAATCGCCGAGCCCCAGAGCGTCGAATCGCATCATCGCGATGCCGTCCTTGGCCAATTGCTTGCATATGCGCGCCGCGGCAGGGCAATCCTTGCCGAGTGTGAACCCGTGGGAGAAGACTCCCCAGCCCCGAATGGCCCCGTCAGGCCGGTCGATGACCCCGGTGAGGGTGGGGCCGGTGCAACTGGGGAACGTAACGCGTTCAGCCATGAGGGAGGTTTATCACCTTTGCGTGAAAGGCGCTGGGAGAGGACTATCCTGGAGTTATGAAGCGACCACATAATGTGGCGCGAATTCTCTGCTCCGTGTTTATTGCCGGGGCTCTGGCTTCAGCGCCATTTGTTTTGTCCAGCCCTTCCGCCGGCTCTGCCCAGGCGACCGTCTGCGCGACGGCCGGCTACACCACCCGCTGCGAGGGCGTGCCCAGTTCGGCGTGGTACGGGTATGGCTACTACCCGCCGGGGGCCTACTGGGGAGCCCCGGGATACCCGCCGTTGGGCGCTGGGGCGGGCATCCCGATACGCCCTATCCCTTAACGGCGTTGACGGCCTTCACGAAGACATCGGAGAGGTCGTTGCGGTCGACATCGCCCATGCCTGACACCGAGATGGCGTGGTGGTCGTCGAGCTGAGCGGAGTAGGCCACCTGCGCCATCTCCTTTTCCATGCCGGGCGCGCTGATCTTGATGCTCGTGGAGGTGCCGGTCGTCTGCACACCGTCAATGGCGGGTGCGTCGATCTTCTCGCCGGTGCCCTCTGCCATGCCGGCGATCGACAGGGTGAACTTGTCGCAGGCGCCGCCGGTGGTATCGGCGGGGATCGGGTTGACCGTCTCCATCGCCGCGGCGATGATCATGGTCTTGGACATCGGATCCGCGCCGTCCTTGGCGCCGGTGACGCCCTGCATCGTCGTCCCGGTCACCTGCGGGAAGGCGCCCAGCATCTTGTCGGCGCACTCTTGCGGGGTGAAGGTGGCTTTGTCGAAGATGCCCTTCATCTGATCGAGCATCTGCTGGGTCACCGTGGTCTTGGGCTGTACCTCGACGGTGTATCCGGCGGGGAACTGATCCTTGATGGCGTCGATCTTCGCAATGTCGAAGGTGCTGGCCGCGGCCGTCGAGGTGGCGGCGCTGCTGCTGGCCGACGTGCCGGCGGACTCGTCCTTCTTGTCATTGTTCGAACACGCCAGCAACATCCCGCCGGTCAACACCACAGTGCCGAAAACGGTCAATGAACGATTCATGTCGGTAATTCCCCTCTGAACAGTGCGTTTTCAGCAACCTGGAAGTAGATTCAAACATCGTGGCAATCGACGGCTCTACGGGATCTGCCGAACTACCGCATGAATTTGACCACACGCACCCCGACGTGTCCGGGGGATGGTTGCGTGCGGCCACGTTCGGCGCCATGGACGGGCTGGTAACCAACACTGCTCTGGTTGCGGGTGTGGGTGCCAGCGGGCTGGACGCGCACGCGATCGTGCTGACCGGCGCCGCCAGTCTGGTGGCGGGTGCGTTCTCGATGGCGCTGGGCGAGTTCACGTCGGTATCGACGTCCAATTCGCAGATCGAGCACGAGGCGAGCGTGGAACGCCGCGCCATCCAGCTGCACCCCGACGCCGAGAAGCAGGAGCTGATCTCCATGCTCGGCGATATTGGGCTCTCCCCGCAGACCGCGGCGGCGGCGGCCGACGAGATCCACCGGGACGAGAACACCGCGGTGACGATCCACCTCACCCGCGAGCTTGGTATCAATCCCAACGAGACCCCGTCGCCGTGGGTGGCCGCCCTCTCGTCGTTCGTGACGTTCTCGGTGGGCGCGGTGGTGCCGTTGATTCCATTCCTGCTGGGATTCGCCTCACTGCTGGCGGGGTTGATCTGTGGCGGCGTGGGCCTGCTCATCGCCGGCTGGGTGGCCGGAAGTTTCACCTCGCGGCCACGGTGGCTGAGCGCGTTGCGGCAGTTGACATTCGGTGCCATCGCGATCGGGGCCACCTACCTGATAGGCCACCTGATCGGCGTCGCGGTGAATTAACGCCCGGTCGCGCCAAGCTGAGAATGTCCTGAGAGCGGGTAAACCTGCTGGCAGAATTGTGAAGTGAATTTCGCCAGGGTGCCGTTGAAGCCCGATGAATTGGCTCAGGCGGCCGTCATGGCCGCGCTCACCGCGGCCATGGTCATCGTCGGAATCGCCCTGCCGATCCTCGGTGCCGTGCAACTGCTCGGTGCCGTGCCCATGGGTCTCCTGGGCTATCGCTACCGCATCCGCGTGCTGCTGGCCGCCGCCGTGGCCGGGGGAGTCATCGCGTTCCTGCTGGCCGGTCTCGGCGGATTCATCGCCATGTGCCAGTGCGTCTATATCGGGGGCCTGACGGGCGTGGTGCGCCGCCGCGGTCACGGCATGCCGCTGCTGACCGTGATCGGGGTGATCTGTAGTGCGATCATCGCGGCGCTGGCGGTGGGTGCGCTGACGCTGCTGAACCGGATGCGCACCCTGCTTTTCGACGCGCTGCGCGCCTCGCTGGAGGGCCTGTTCAAGATGATCGGGCACATCCCGCATCTGGAGGCGGTGGGTGTGAACGCGACAAGCGCCATCGACTACGCGATGCGCAACTGGATGTGGTTTATCGGCGGCATCGTCTTCACGTTCGTGCTGCTGAATACGATGTTCGGCTGGTGGGTGCTCTCCCGGGTGATTCGGCGCCTATCGGTGATTCCGGATGTGCACCAGCTCGATCCGCCCGCGGTCGCGGGAGCGGTGGGCCCGGTGCCGGCCCGCCTGCATGAGGTGAGATTCCGCTATCCGCGTGGTGAATCCGATGCGCTGGCACCGCTTTCTATGAATATCGACGTCGGCGAGCACGTCGCGATCACCGGGCCCAACGGCTCTGGTAAGAGCACGCTGATGCGCATCCTGGCCGGCCGCGAACCCACGTCAGGTCAGATCGAGCGGCCGGGCTCGGTGGGCCTGGGTGCCATCGGCGGCACCGCAATCGTCATGCAGCACCCGGAAAGTCAGGTACTGGGCACCAAGGTCGCCGACGACGTCGTGTGGGGCCTGCCCGCCGACCACAAGGTCGATATCGGCGGTCTGCTGCGTGAGGTCGGTCTGGAAGGGATGGCGGAGCACAGCACCTCCTCGCTCTCCGGTGGCGAGCTGCAACGCCTGGCGGTGGCCTCGGCCCTGGCCCGCGACCCCGCGCTGTTGGTGGCCGACGAGATCACCAGTATGGTCGACCCGCAGGGTCGTCAGGATCTGCTGGGGGTGTTGTCCCGGCTCACCCAGCAGCACCGAATGTCCTTGGTGCACATCACACATTTCCAGTCCGAGGCCGCGGCTGCCGATCGCGAGGTGGCCCTGCGCGCGGTCAACGGCAAGGCGGCGCGCACCGCGATCCAGACCGTGCCGGTGCCGGCGACCTCGGCCGCGCGGCCCGATAACGAGTCGCCGGTGGTGCTCGAGTTCGATTCCGTGGGGCACGAGTACGCCAGCGGCACACCCTGGGCCAAAACAGCATTGCGCGATGTCTCGTTGGCCGTCCACGAGGGCGACGGGGTACTCATCCACGGCGGCAACGGTTCGGGTAAGTCCACGTTCGCGTGGATCGCGGCCGGGTTGACCAAACCCACGACGGGTCAGTGCCTGCTCGACGGCCGTCCGGTGTCCGATCAGGTGGGGTCGGTGGCAATCAGCTTCCAGGCCGCCCGGTTACAGCTGCTGCGCAGCCGCGTCGACTATGAAATTGCTTCGGCAGCAGGATTTTCGGCCCGAGACACTGATCGGGTGGTGCGGGCCCTGGCCAGTGTGGGGCTCGAGCCCGATCTTGCCACGCGCCCCATCGATCAGCTCAGCGGCGGTCAGATGCGCCGCGTGGTGCTGGCCGGGTTGCTGGCGCGCTCGCCGCGCGCGCTGATTCTCGATGAACCGCTGGCGGGGCTGGACGCCGAAGCGCAGGCGGGCCTGCTGCGGCTGCTGGTCGAGGTGCGCGAGCGCGAGCGGCTCACCATCGTGGTCATCTCGCACGACTTTGACGGCATGCAGGAGCTGTGTCCGCGCACCGTGCATCTGCAGTCCGGTGTGCTGCTGCCCGAAGCGGTGGGGTCGGGGAGACGCGGATGACGAAGACACGTGCACCGCGCCGTCCGGTGGTGCTGCTGCGCCCGGTGCCCGGTACCTCCACCATTCACGAGCTATGGGCCGGGACCAAACTTATTGCGGTCTTTCTAATTTCGGTGCTGCTGACGTTCTTCCCCACCTGGACGGCGATCGGCGCGGTGGCGGCGCTGGTGATTCTCACCGCGTGGCTGGCGCACATCCCGCGCGGGGCGGTGCCCACCATTCCGATCTGGATGGTCGCGTTGGTGATCGGCGGCAGTCTCACGGTGTTCTTCAGCGGCGGACCGCCGTTCTGGCATATCGGGGGGCTCACCATCGGATTTCACGGTGTGCTCGCGGTGGCCCGCACGACGGCGGTCGCCGCGGTGCTGCTGGGCACGGGCGCCATGGTGTCGTGGACGACAAATGTCTCCGAGATCGCGCCCGCCGTGGCCGTGCTGGGGCGGCCCTTGAAGGTCTTCGGGATCCCGGTCGATGAGCGGGCCGCAACCCTGGCGCTGGCACTGCGTTCGTTCCCGATGTTGTCCGATGAGTTCCGGGTGCTCATTGCCGCGCGCCGGCTGCGTCCACCGCAGGTGCGGGAG
It includes:
- the dnaG gene encoding DNA primase, whose translation is MAGRIPDRDIAAIRERTRIEDIVGDYVQLKRAGADSLKGLCPFHDEKSPSFHVRPNHGHFHCFGCGEGGDAYTFIQKIEHITFVEAVERLADRIGYTINYEGGGTAAQRDRGTRARLVAANAAAQEFYAAALDSPEAAPARQYLTERNFDGAAAKQYGCGFAPSGWDTLTKHLMRKGFEFKELEAAGLSREGRRGPMDRFHRRLLWPIRASSGEVIGFGARKIFDDDTMPGKYVNTPETMLYKKSSVLFGLDLAKRDIAKGHQAVVVEGYTDVMAMHLAGVTTAVASCGTAFGDEHLSMLRRLMMDDSYFRGELIYVFDGDAAGQAAALKAFEGEQNLAGQSFVAVAPDGMDPCDLRLKSGEGALRDLVARRIPLFAFAIRSALAESDLEIAEGRVDALRRCVPMVAKIKDPTLRDEYARQLAGWVGWDDVAQVLARVREEAGKAAKGGSVSADRRPRGTETAAAPKVSMPDPKDPTLWPQREALKAALQFPAFAGPVFDSLTTDSFTHPGYVAVRTAIEVAGGTAAGIVGAEWIDVVRRQAASPHVVTLINALTAEVIQVDSDERLPRYIGSVLAKLQEVWVGRQVAEVKSKLQRMSPVDNADEYHALFGDLVALEAYRRSLLEQVSGDDLSV
- a CDS encoding alpha/beta hydrolase family protein — its product is MAERVTFPSCTGPTLTGVIDRPDGAIRGWGVFSHGFTLGKDCPAAARICKQLAKDGIAMMRFDALGLGDSDGDWGDGSFTVKANDVIAACTFMAERGTPADILIGHSFGGAAVLAAARDSPGVRAVVTVGAPMDPVHAEIQYDAVVETVLAEGSATWMVGGKALTLKRAFVEDVRAADLQEKIRSLRLPLLILHSPTDNTVGIENASRIFQTARHPRSFVSLEGSNHFLFGPGEARRAGRIIGAWADAYLGD
- a CDS encoding DUF5642 family protein produces the protein MNRSLTVFGTVVLTGGMLLACSNNDKKDESAGTSASSSAATSTAAASTFDIAKIDAIKDQFPAGYTVEVQPKTTVTQQMLDQMKGIFDKATFTPQECADKMLGAFPQVTGTTMQGVTGAKDGADPMSKTMIIAAAMETVNPIPADTTGGACDKFTLSIAGMAEGTGEKIDAPAIDGVQTTGTSTSIKISAPGMEKEMAQVAYSAQLDDHHAISVSGMGDVDRNDLSDVFVKAVNAVKG
- a CDS encoding VIT1/CCC1 transporter family protein, which translates into the protein MAIDGSTGSAELPHEFDHTHPDVSGGWLRAATFGAMDGLVTNTALVAGVGASGLDAHAIVLTGAASLVAGAFSMALGEFTSVSTSNSQIEHEASVERRAIQLHPDAEKQELISMLGDIGLSPQTAAAAADEIHRDENTAVTIHLTRELGINPNETPSPWVAALSSFVTFSVGAVVPLIPFLLGFASLLAGLICGGVGLLIAGWVAGSFTSRPRWLSALRQLTFGAIAIGATYLIGHLIGVAVN
- a CDS encoding ABC transporter ATP-binding protein; this encodes MKPDELAQAAVMAALTAAMVIVGIALPILGAVQLLGAVPMGLLGYRYRIRVLLAAAVAGGVIAFLLAGLGGFIAMCQCVYIGGLTGVVRRRGHGMPLLTVIGVICSAIIAALAVGALTLLNRMRTLLFDALRASLEGLFKMIGHIPHLEAVGVNATSAIDYAMRNWMWFIGGIVFTFVLLNTMFGWWVLSRVIRRLSVIPDVHQLDPPAVAGAVGPVPARLHEVRFRYPRGESDALAPLSMNIDVGEHVAITGPNGSGKSTLMRILAGREPTSGQIERPGSVGLGAIGGTAIVMQHPESQVLGTKVADDVVWGLPADHKVDIGGLLREVGLEGMAEHSTSSLSGGELQRLAVASALARDPALLVADEITSMVDPQGRQDLLGVLSRLTQQHRMSLVHITHFQSEAAAADREVALRAVNGKAARTAIQTVPVPATSAARPDNESPVVLEFDSVGHEYASGTPWAKTALRDVSLAVHEGDGVLIHGGNGSGKSTFAWIAAGLTKPTTGQCLLDGRPVSDQVGSVAISFQAARLQLLRSRVDYEIASAAGFSARDTDRVVRALASVGLEPDLATRPIDQLSGGQMRRVVLAGLLARSPRALILDEPLAGLDAEAQAGLLRLLVEVRERERLTIVVISHDFDGMQELCPRTVHLQSGVLLPEAVGSGRRG
- a CDS encoding energy-coupling factor transporter transmembrane component T family protein, producing the protein MTKTRAPRRPVVLLRPVPGTSTIHELWAGTKLIAVFLISVLLTFFPTWTAIGAVAALVILTAWLAHIPRGAVPTIPIWMVALVIGGSLTVFFSGGPPFWHIGGLTIGFHGVLAVARTTAVAAVLLGTGAMVSWTTNVSEIAPAVAVLGRPLKVFGIPVDERAATLALALRSFPMLSDEFRVLIAARRLRPPQVREGRRGRRGLRWIAEAVDMLTAAITAALRRASEMGDAITARGGTGQISAHPARPGLNDAIALLLVIAVGTAVVLFEVL